One window of the Psilocybe cubensis strain MGC-MH-2018 chromosome 12, whole genome shotgun sequence genome contains the following:
- a CDS encoding Chitin deacetylase encodes MFFPLISLVSCLVAHVAAVPTPSSNVGHDHSHNVRRALPGTWYHDEDHPAHSLFKRAPGDGSTYATVGTPAWSAGFPQSSPDPNALPAEWVNALNAAVSAGKIPNIPQSSNTPGTNPVYPTGFNPNGPEICSATAKCRIPGDIWDAPDGLFASSFDDGPTPSTPTLVNFLGSVNQTTTHFMIGINFLYYPNQFLAAFNAGHDIAVHTWTHPYMTTLSNLQIVGQLGWTMQMIHNSTGGRVPKYWRPPYGDSDARVTAIAKEVFGLQTIIWNHDTEDWNNGTPQTIGVSMTGFLASPKSPGLIILEHELTDNTVNGFIGAYPQIQSTGWKFSSLVKAIGDGRTYRNAQNSLSNDVQPDGILISPPSNVTTSSSSSSSSSSSSSSSSGSSSSSTTSSSSSSTTSSASSASNHDSGSDTKSSSALSATFVPISTHITLLILCLTSALIVGS; translated from the exons ATGTTTTTCCCTCTAATTTCACTTGTTTCCTGTCTCGTCGCTCATGTCGCAGCGGTACCAACGCCTTCGTCCAATGTAGGGCACGATCATTCGCATAACGTTCGACGAGCGCTCCCAGGCACTTGGTATCACGATGAAGACCATCCTGCACACAGCTTATTTAAACGCGCGCCGGGTGATGGTTCGACATATGCGACTGTGGGTACTCCAG CCTGGTCAGCTGGATTCCCCCAGAGCTCCCCGGACCCGAATGCACTTCCAGCAGAATGGGTCAACGCTCTTAACGCCGCTGTGTCGGCTGGAAAAATTCCAAACATTCCACAGTCCTCGAATACCCCCGGGACGAACCCAGTTTACCCAACGGGGTTCAATCCTAATGGTCCTGAAATTTGTTCCGCAACTGCAAAATGTCGAATTCCTGGCGATATTTGGGACGCGCCCGATGGTCTTTTTGCAAGTTCTTTCGACGATGGACCTACGCCT TCCACTCCTACCCTTGTCAATTTCCTGGGCTCAGTCAACCAGACCACAACGCACTTCATGATCGGTATCAATTTTCTGTATTACCCCAACCAGTTTTTGGCGGCTTTCAACGCGGGCCATGATATTGCGGTGCACACATGGACTCATCCATATATGACCACTCTCAGCAACCTGCAAATAGTTGGACAG CTCGGGTGGACAATGCAGATGATACATAACTCGACGGGTGGTCGTGTTCCAAAGTACTGGAGGCCACCATATGGCGATTCGGATGCGAGAGTGACCGCTATTGCTAAGGAG GTATTCGGCTTACAGACTATAATTTGGAATCACGA CACTGAAGATTGGAATAATGGAACGCCGCAGACAATTGGGGTCTCCATGACGGGCTTCTTAGCGT CGCCGAAGAGTCCAGGTCTCATCATCCTGGAGCACGAGTTGACAGATAACACAGTCAATGGATTCATTGGAGCGTATCCTCAAATCCAGTCAACTGGGTGGAAATTCTCTTCTCTTGTTAAAGCCATAGGAGATGGGCGCACGTATCGAAATGCTCAGAATTCCCTCTCGAATGATGTTCAACCAGATGGAATTCTAATCTCACCACCTTCCAATGTGACgacttcgtcgtcgtcgtcgtcctcatcttcttcttcatcgtcgtcatcttcggggtcatcttcgtcatcaacaacgtcgtcttcatctagCTCTACGACTTCCAGCGCGTCATCTGCCTCTAACCATGACAGTGGTTCAGACACTAAGTCATCATCAGCGCTCTCCGCCACATTTGTTCCCATCTCTACCCACATCACACTATTAATTCTATGTTTGACCAGCGCCCTCATTGTTGGATCATGA
- a CDS encoding Serine/threonine/tyrosine-protein kinase HT1, translated as MPPVETSAAVYHISEKEDNVATWTTSATTGVETKWAVPEHIHRSRMPGPAQTSFSNTFFNAKTEDLTGLVKRDSEYPSNGGGYADVYIGKLTRKGRSIKVAIKVIRSHTYTASNQWKIDKRLRREIRLWALLRHPNVVPLLGTTTGFGPYLAMVCPWMEHGNLSQYLNKKVLELTLRKRLQILADVIEGLAYLHSQSVIHGDLTTGNILMDEDRAHLSDFGLSNAMAEVRHNSFISSTVGGSPRWAAPELLHFGLAVPDVTKYCDIYSLGGVMLQTITGRIPYENILLDVQVLMEVMKGRTPARPPEALLSDELWNLILSCWTKEPAARPEIGQLREYLHVIRYECSEEELSANIVFPEKLLPGQDDDMMIGEAH; from the exons ATGCCCCCCGTCGAAACCAGCGCTGCTGTATATCATATctcagagaaagaggacaaCGTAGCGACATGGACTACCAGCGCAACCACTGGAGTAGAAACGAAATGGGCCGTACCTGAGCATATCCATCGCTCGCGAATGCCGGGCCCTGCACAAACTTCTTTCTCAAATACTTTCTTTAATGCAAAAACGGAGGATCTGACGGGGCTCGTAAAGCGAGACAGTGAATATCCGTCGAATGGGGGCGGCTACGCAGATGTATATATAGGCAAGCTAACGAGAAAAGGGAGGAGCATCAAG GTTGCAATCAAAGTAATTCGGTCTCATACATACACTGCTTCGAATCAATGGAAGATAGACAAG AGATTGAGAAGAGAGATCCGGCTATGGGCCTTGTTGCGACATCCTAACGTAGTTCCATTGCTGGGGACTACCACCGGCTTTGGACCCTACCTAGCGATGGTCTGCCCGTGGATGGAACATGGAAACCTGAGCCAATATCTCAACAAAAAGGTTCTTGAGCTGACCTTGCGAAAACGGTTGCAAATT TTGGCAGATGTCATAGAGGGCCTAGCCTATT TGCATTCGCAGTCCGTCATTCATGGCGATTTAACAACC GGGAACATACTGATGGACGAAGACAGGGCACATTTAAGTGACTTTGGCCTGTCGAACGCTATGGCCGAAGTGCGACACAACTCGTTCATCAGTTCTACCGTTGGCGGGTCTCCGAGATGGGCAGCGCCCGAGCTGTTGCACTTTGGCCTTGCTGTCCCGGATGTCACCAAGTATTGCGATATATATTCGCTCGGCGGCGTCATGCTTCAG ACAATAACTGGAAGGATCCCGTATGAGAACATTCTACTCGACGTGCAGGTCCTCATGGAGGTGATGAAAGGTAGAACACCTGCGAGACCACCGGAAGCCCTTCTATCAGACGAATTGTGGAATCTCATTCTCTCATGTTGGACAAAGGAACCAGCTGCCCGACCAGAAATTGGCCAATTGAGGGAATATCTACACGTTATTCGATATGAATGCAGTGAAGAGGAGCTTTCGGCCAACATCGTATTTCCAGAGAAATTACTGCCAGGACAAGATGATGACATGATGATAGGTGAAGCTCACTAG
- a CDS encoding Septin-like protein spn4 (Septin homolog spn4), protein MALPTPSFDGIGIANLPNQRHKIVAKRGAHFTIMVVGESGLGKTTLINTLFSTELSPPKNYSKRHFKQLDKLTEVEIIKAELEERQFKVKLTVIDTPGFGDYVNNRDSWLPIVEFIDDQHEAYMRQEQQPQRHEKTDLRVHACLYFIRPTGHTLKPLDIEIMKRLGTRVNLIPVIAKADTLTQNDLHTFKQRVREVISAQGIRIYTPPIESDDENADHARVLIDAIPFSIIGSTEDVRTPDGRVVKGREYIWGVAEVENEDHCDFKKLRSLLIRTHMLDLISTSEELHYENYRQAQMETRKFGEAKIRKPDNPKFKEEEEQLRKKFTEQVKAEEARFRQWEQHLIAERDRLNKDLEMAHSAIKQLEAELENLQVGYGRSGTNRR, encoded by the exons ATGGCCCTCCCTACACCCTCTTTTGACGGTATTGGCATTGCCAACCTGCCCAACCAG AGGCATAAGATTGTCGCAAAACGTGGTGCCCACTTCACCATTATGGTTGTCG GCGAGTCTGGTTTGGGAAAGACCACGTTGATCAACACCCTCTTCTCGACTGAGCTGTCACCCCCTAAAAACTACAGCAAACGTCACTTCAAGCAGCTCGACAAACTGACCGAAGTTGAAATCATCAAGGCTGAGCTTGAGGAGCGTCAGTTCAAAGTCAAGCTAACCGTCATCGATACCCCTGGATTCGGAGACTATGTTAACAACCGTGACTCCTGGCTCCCTATTGTCGAATTCATTGACGACCAACATGAAGCGTACATGCGTCAGGAGCAGCAGCCGCAGAGACACGAGAAGACTGACCTTCGTGTGCACGCTTGCCTCTACTTCATTCGCCCCACCGGCCACAC CTTGAAGCCTCTGGATATCGAAATCATGAAGCGCCTTGGAACCCGCGTCAATTTGATTCCAGTCATCGCCAAAGCCGACACCCTCACCCAAAACGACCTCCATACCTTCAAGCAACGG GTTCGCGAAGTGATTTCTGCGCAAGGCATCCGCATTTACACGCCACCTATCGAATCCGACGACGAGAACGCAGACCACGCCCGTGTCTTGATTGATGCCATTCCTTTCTCCATCATTGGTTCGACTGAAGACGTCAGGACTCCTGATGGCCGTGTCGTCAAGGGTCGTGAATATATTTGGGGTGTTGCCGAAG TTGAGAATGAGGACCACTGCGACTTCAAGAAATTGCGCtccctcctcatccgaaCACACATGTTGGATTTGATTTCAACGTCGGAAGAGCTCCACTACGAGAACTACAGGCAGGCACAGATGGAGACTCGCAAATTCGGAGAGGCCAAGATCAGGAAGCCTGACAACCCCAAGTtcaaggaggaggaagaacagCTGAGGAAGAAGTTCACCGAACAGGTCAAGGCTGAGGAAGCGAGATTCAGGCAATGGGAGCAGCAT TTGATTGCCGAGCGTGATCGCTTGAACAAGGATCTCGAGATGGCGCACAGCGCTATCAAGCAACTCGAGGCTGAGTTGGAGAACCTCCAAGTTGGATACGGCCGCAGCGGCACCAACAGACGATGA